One window from the genome of Cyanobacteriota bacterium encodes:
- a CDS encoding ferredoxin:protochlorophyllide reductase (ATP-dependent) subunit N has protein sequence MTSLTETQPQALQFECETGNYHTFCPISCVAWLYQKIEDSFFLVIGTKTCGYFLQNAMGVMIFAEPRYAMAELEEGDISAQLNDYEELKRLCLQIKRDRNPSVIVWIGTCTTEIIKMDLEGMAPKLEAEIGIPIVVARANGLDYAFTQGEDTVLAAMAHRCPDKAPTSETERIERNAIQKLLNFGRKQDDVAAAESEYVDHPPLVLFGSLPDPVVTQLTLELKKHGIKVSGWLPAKRYTELPVIEEGYYVAGVNPFLSRTATTLMRRRKCKLIGAPFPIGPDGTRAWIEKICSVFGVEPKGLAEREAQIWASLEDYIQLIRGKSVFFMGDNLLEISLARFLIRCGMTCPEIGIPYMDKRYQAAELDLLEKTCREMGVPLPTIVEKPDNYNQIKRIRDLGVDLVITGMAHANPLEARGINTKWSVEFTFAQIHGFTNARDILELVTRPLRRNHALKDLGWEKLVREEA, from the coding sequence ATGACATCCCTAACTGAAACCCAACCCCAAGCATTGCAATTTGAGTGCGAAACAGGCAATTACCACACCTTTTGCCCGATTAGTTGTGTGGCTTGGTTATACCAGAAAATTGAAGATAGCTTCTTTTTGGTGATTGGCACCAAGACCTGTGGATATTTTCTCCAGAATGCGATGGGGGTCATGATTTTTGCTGAACCACGCTACGCCATGGCAGAACTGGAGGAGGGCGATATTTCTGCCCAGTTGAATGATTATGAGGAGCTAAAGCGCCTATGTTTACAGATTAAGCGCGATCGTAACCCCTCAGTCATTGTTTGGATTGGCACCTGCACTACGGAAATCATCAAAATGGACTTGGAGGGTATGGCTCCTAAGCTAGAGGCTGAAATCGGCATCCCGATCGTTGTTGCCCGCGCCAATGGGCTGGACTACGCCTTTACCCAGGGAGAAGACACTGTGTTGGCAGCTATGGCGCACCGTTGCCCTGACAAGGCTCCTACCAGTGAAACAGAAAGAATTGAGCGCAATGCCATCCAGAAATTGCTCAACTTCGGACGCAAGCAGGATGACGTAGCAGCAGCAGAGTCTGAGTATGTCGATCATCCTCCCCTAGTGCTATTTGGTTCCCTGCCAGATCCAGTGGTTACCCAACTGACCCTGGAGTTGAAAAAACATGGGATCAAGGTCTCTGGCTGGTTGCCTGCCAAGCGCTACACCGAACTGCCAGTGATTGAAGAGGGCTATTACGTGGCAGGGGTGAATCCGTTCTTGAGTCGCACAGCCACTACCTTGATGCGGCGGCGCAAGTGTAAGCTGATTGGGGCACCATTTCCCATTGGCCCCGATGGCACCCGTGCCTGGATTGAGAAAATCTGCTCAGTATTTGGCGTAGAACCCAAGGGCTTGGCAGAGCGAGAGGCCCAAATCTGGGCTAGCTTAGAAGACTACATTCAACTGATTCGCGGAAAATCCGTGTTCTTCATGGGCGACAACCTGTTAGAAATCTCCTTGGCTCGATTTCTGATCCGCTGTGGCATGACTTGCCCAGAAATTGGTATCCCCTATATGGACAAGCGCTACCAAGCCGCTGAACTAGACCTGCTGGAGAAGACCTGCCGAGAGATGGGGGTACCGTTGCCGACGATCGTCGAAAAGCCAGACAACTATAACCAGATCAAGCGCATTCGAGATCTGGGTGTGGATCTTGTAATCACAGGTATGGCCCATGCTAATCCCTTAGAAGCACGGGGCATTAACACCAAATGGTCTGTAGAGTTCACCTTTGCCCAAATTCATGGCTTCACCAACGCCCGTGACATCCTAGAACTGGTGACCCGTCCCCTGCGTCGCAACCATGCCCTCAAGGATTTAGGCTGGGAGAAACTAGTGCGAGAAGAAGCATAA
- a CDS encoding RusA family crossover junction endodeoxyribonuclease yields MTIHPQLLPFEFVVVGKPVSHQTKNKQILRDWCQTVHNTARNYWKNPPTGEPLQVVITHYFEATWNESGVPDNDNIIKPVRDAMNGVIYVDDYQITDFLSRRRNLNGPFRVKGMSAVLADAFSKGEEFLHILVKSAPNPIELS; encoded by the coding sequence ATGACTATCCATCCTCAACTATTACCATTCGAGTTTGTTGTTGTGGGTAAACCCGTTTCCCATCAAACAAAGAACAAACAAATTCTGCGTGATTGGTGTCAGACTGTACACAATACTGCCCGTAATTATTGGAAAAATCCACCCACAGGTGAACCGCTTCAGGTTGTGATTACCCATTACTTTGAAGCAACGTGGAATGAGAGCGGGGTTCCTGACAACGACAACATCATCAAACCTGTGCGCGATGCTATGAATGGCGTTATCTACGTAGACGATTATCAAATTACTGACTTTCTCAGCCGTCGCCGAAACTTGAATGGGCCATTTCGAGTAAAGGGAATGTCAGCCGTACTAGCAGATGCATTTTCCAAGGGTGAAGAGTTCTTGCACATTCTAGTCAAGTCTGCGCCAAACCCAATAGAGCTAAGCTAA
- the bchL gene encoding ferredoxin:protochlorophyllide reductase (ATP-dependent) iron-sulfur ATP-binding protein, which produces MKLAVYGKGGIGKSTTSCNISVALARRGKKVLQIGCDPKHDSTFTLTGFLIPTIIDTLQEKDYHYEDVWPEDVIYKGYGGVDCVEAGGPPAGAGCGGYVVGETVKLLKELNAFDEYDVILFDVLGDVVCGGFAAPLNYADYCLIVTDNGFDALFAANRIAASVREKARTHPLRLAGLIGNRTSKRDLIDKYVEAVPMPVLEVLPLIEDIRVSRVKGKTLFEMAEQDPSLNYVCDYYLNIADQILALPEGVVPKDAPDRELFSLLSDFYLNPTQPTANSEAELDLMMV; this is translated from the coding sequence ATGAAACTTGCAGTTTATGGCAAAGGTGGCATTGGTAAATCCACTACGAGTTGCAACATCTCGGTAGCGCTAGCACGGCGGGGCAAAAAGGTTCTGCAAATTGGCTGCGACCCCAAGCACGACAGCACCTTCACCCTCACTGGCTTTTTGATCCCCACAATTATCGATACCTTGCAAGAGAAGGACTATCACTACGAAGATGTTTGGCCTGAGGATGTGATTTACAAGGGCTATGGTGGTGTGGACTGCGTGGAAGCAGGTGGTCCCCCTGCAGGCGCAGGCTGTGGTGGCTATGTCGTGGGCGAAACAGTGAAACTGCTCAAGGAACTCAACGCCTTTGATGAATATGATGTGATTTTGTTTGATGTATTGGGCGATGTCGTGTGTGGCGGGTTTGCCGCTCCCCTCAATTACGCCGACTATTGCCTGATTGTCACCGACAACGGCTTTGATGCCCTGTTTGCAGCTAACCGAATTGCAGCCTCCGTCCGAGAAAAGGCACGTACCCATCCGCTCCGCCTCGCAGGGTTGATTGGTAACCGTACCTCTAAGCGCGATCTGATTGACAAGTATGTGGAAGCAGTGCCCATGCCTGTTTTGGAAGTTCTACCCCTGATTGAAGACATTCGCGTATCGCGGGTGAAGGGTAAGACGCTGTTTGAAATGGCTGAGCAAGATCCATCCCTTAACTATGTGTGTGACTACTACCTCAACATTGCTGACCAAATTTTAGCGCTGCCAGAGGGTGTAGTGCCCAAGGATGCACCTGATCGCGAGCTGTTCTCCTTGCTATCAGACTTCTACCTCAACCCCACCCAGCCTACTGCCAACTCCGAGGCTGAGCTAGACCTAATGATGGTGTAG
- a CDS encoding DUF5331 domain-containing protein: protein MNVEQLRQSLKVKWLTYYRDNRQWLSRLGVWVTCNGKRRPSSSFILATLSVVEPQFTQLLPLIVDLTNNPDRIVEALGLNLNPDEELKSASVQRLLNNSPKFLPSGGCTTDIPIPFSSTAEINAIDETCEGK, encoded by the coding sequence GTGAACGTTGAACAACTCCGGCAATCCCTCAAGGTGAAATGGTTAACCTACTATCGAGACAATCGCCAGTGGCTGAGCCGTCTTGGAGTTTGGGTCACTTGTAATGGCAAGCGCCGACCCTCGTCTAGCTTTATCTTGGCAACACTCTCAGTGGTAGAGCCGCAATTCACCCAGTTGTTACCGTTAATTGTGGATTTGACCAACAATCCCGATCGCATCGTGGAAGCCTTGGGGTTAAACCTCAACCCAGACGAAGAGCTAAAGTCTGCTTCGGTGCAACGACTGTTGAACAACTCACCCAAATTCTTGCCCAGTGGGGGTTGTACCACAGACATTCCTATCCCCTTCAGCTCAACCGCCGAAATCAACGCGATCGATGAAACCTGTGAAGGTAAATAA